The genomic segment TCACACAGCTCAAAAGGAAAGGAACATCTAAGGCAGTCTGGTTTctttcagtattaaaaaaagaagaagataCGTacttatttatatatgtatgcatgtacctcacttaaaaatataataagaaaggggaagaagaatCTACAGTAACCttgttaaaacaaaaattgcaCAAAACCACTTCAAACAAGATCTTACCACAACAAAAATCAGCGTTATCATCGTTAATAACACAGTGCCTTTCATATGCAGAGGTAATAAGGAGGCTGTACTGTGATCCATATAATCTCAATAATGTATAAATGAATCAAAAAGGATCTAATTAGTTCAGCAGCACCAAAAACTAATAAGTAGAAACATCAAAAGAGCCAGCGGgacattccattttttttcagaattgtcTGTTTTGTGTCTGGCAGGAGGAGGCCCCACCATGGAGGTGACAGCACCTGGAGCTCAAggatgctgctgtggctgtgccctgcagctcccagcccatccctgcacatcccGCACGGATCCTGCCCCACCGGGATCCGCACAGGAAGGGTGGGGCGGGCTCCTCACCTCCTGTCTGCAGATAGCACATCCTGAACCAACActgccccttttcctccttccacaCAGCCCCGGCGGAAAAGGAGAACGGCCACTGGGGAGGCGCCTCGGCTCCCACGGACACACGCGAGGGAGGGAGACCAaggagagatgggcagagacTGCACCTAGCATGGAGCCATGGgacctccctgagcagggcctgcacccagcacagagagacTGCACTCAGCACAGAGCCATGGAACCTTCCTGAGCAGAGACTGCAACCAGCATGGAGCCATGGGACCTCCCTGAGCAGAGACTGcacccagcacagagagactgcacccagcacagagccacgGAACCTCCCTGAGCAGAGACTGCATCCAGCACAGAGAGACTgcacccagcacagagccatggaACCTCCCTGAGCAGAGACTGCatccagcacagagccacaggacctccctgagcagagagtgcatccagcagagccacaggacCTCCCTGGAGATGGCCTTGGCCTCCTGCGAGTCCATCCCGACTCctacagctgctcctgccctatGATGGGAAAAGGTTTGTGTATGCACACCTGAGAACCCCTTAGCAAATACCTGTGGAGGCATCCCAGTCAAAGGTAGAACACTGTGTGCATAGATGtacttattaaaataaataattagaataataataagaataataaatacTTAGAACCTGTGTTCTGTGTGGTGAAGTATGGAAGTGGGAGGACTTCTGTACTTCACCACATAGCTGTGGGCAGCCATGCCTCTGCAGCACTCACTGCATGGCAAGAACATCACACCCTGCAGAAGTGCAGCCCGGGCTGATTATGGCAAAGAATTGTTCACACAATTCACTGAAGTCAGAAAAGTTCAATTTAAATATAAACAGAACCTAACCCAGAGGTCTGCTGTACTTAAGGAATTATTTCTCTCTAACCCTGAAGATTCAGATGTAGCTTTTATGTCCTCCAATAGATGTGTCTGTCCACTACCCAGTAATGGTTCACTCCACTTAAGTAAAAGCATCATATGCAAGAGAAACAATAATGCTATAAAACAAAGACCTTTCACTACTCCAGGTCCATTCCACACCCAAAGCCCAAAGGTTTCcttcttcaaagaaataaacaggACAGTATTTGTTGAGGTTTAAGCCACAGTAACATTTTAAGGTGCCAATAGCTTTCAACATGGTTTGATCTGCAGACCTATTTAAAAACCCAATTATGCAATGGAGCAggacagagaaacaaaacctcCTTTCCAGAAGATTTGCTCTTCTATTTAACAGAACGTATAGAAAGCATCAGATCTCACAGGGCCAGGCTGACAACATCCATCACTACAGCTCTGGGAACTACTGCAGCATGCACAAAGCTCCACTCACACCTCCCAAGGAATTCAACTGGAGGTCAGCTGCACCTCAAAAGCCAGCCATGGTCTGCTGTAATCTGCAACACCAAACTCAAACTGCTGTGACAGAAATCTCTGCTGAGGAGCTCCAACACAAACCTCTGAAGAATTAAAGTCCACTCCAGCAAACCTTCACAATCCCAAGAAGACATATGGCACACGCCAGTCTAACCAGCAAAGTTTTCTAAGAAATCATATTGAAACTCATAGATTTAACACACAGATGGCCCACAACACCTAcaagaattaaaattcaaaacCTTCTCAAGAGGTAACACCAAATGCTGCTAAAGACAAAcaaagccaggctgtgccccgcTGCAGCAATCACCAGTGCTCTGCACAGCAATCCCAGTGTatgcagcactgcccagctgcccaCAGTACaactggagcagctctgtgtgctagGGCTAGTACTGGGAGAGGAACAgcatttatgaaaataaaagaactgAATTGAAGCCTCTATGCTGCTGTCTAGAACTTACAGTTACGTTTGTACCACCCATTCCCTGGGGGAAATGACATACAATACAAACAGGCCTAGTTGTTCAATTATTCAAGTATTAAAAGATTCACAGAAAAGCATCTGAGAAACATAACATTTTAATAGATGAAATAAATACTCCAGTACATGCAAGATAAAAACTgacattggaaaaaaattaaaaatcacttttgttATAgtgtaattttgtttgtttgtttaaacaCTCACAGTAGCTTTTCCCCCAGTTTGGAAATCAACACATGGAAAACATAATCCACAACCTCCAGTCCTTCCACTCCTACACACCAAATGCACTTCTAACCTAACACttgatgcaaaataaaaaaaagtcatacaaaacaaaaacaaacaaaatagtAGCTACATCCATCATCTAtgtgttgttgggttttttcatttttttaaatgagttaGAACTGAGGTAACCTTTTTCCTGCACAACCGAACAGCAAAATTTAGAAGGGAAATTTCGGAAGACAAGACAAGACAAACTTTAAAAACCGCACCCAGCGCGattaaagctctttttttttctcctttttctaaGATACCCCCACCTCCCCAAATATAAAAAACTTTGAAACAGTTTTACCACTTGTGTGAAGACCTTGTtgaataaaggaaaatttatcTGCAGATACTTGCTTaactttaaagtaaaataaaaagaagccaAAACTGGCTACCTTTATTAGTACATATAGTTTGAATACGTTCTGCATCTTCACCACATGAAATCAAAGGATTGGGCTCATCCAAGCAAATTCTTTGGTATACAAAAAAGGGGTGAGGAGGTGggatattattttcctttagcaATGACTGGGATCTAAACAGAAGATGTGGGGGTTAATTCACAGAATTGGAGTTCACTGGCGGTAAAGTCCTGGGTGAAGATCTTTCTCTTAGTGCCTGAGATAGCAGGTTGCAGCCATCCGAGACGGCGCAAGCTGAGTTCCTCAACCGTTCCCTGTAATCGCTCATTTTGGTGCTACTTTCGGGGTGTTGGGCGATATCCCTGAGGCATTGGGTCAGGAGCACACAAGCAGATACCACGCTCATGGCTCCTCCTAGGATGGCAGTTTGCACAGCTTTGCCCTCTGGATTAATGGTGGCAGCTTTACCCAAAAACTGGGGCTCAGTGGCAAAGCCCACCAGAGCATAGACGGACTGCACCAAAGGTCCACTGAACAAGACGCACCGGTTCCTGGTCAGCTCGCTGGGCGAGGTCTTGACCTCCTTGACACAGGCCAAGAGGGCAGAGGCGCTGGTGCTCATACATTTGACACTGAGTTTGAACTGCTCCTTAGCAAATTTATCCTTGGATTTCTCACTGGCCAGCACGCAGGCGTCTGTCAGGAATTTCAAGTTCTTGGACATGTTCTGAGAAacctccagcaggagctgagggctcaTATCTGCCAAAGGGGTGGTCTTCAAGACCCCGCAGCCGTGCTCCACCTCATGCCTACATCGGGTCACCTTGTAGCGATCCACCAAGCCAGGCATGGCAGGCTGGGCCCCCGGAGTCTCCACTGCAGCCAGGTAGGCAGCGTGGGCAGAGCACTCGGTCAGGGAGACCACCAGCTCCCCCATCTCCATCAGGCTTTCTCCCACCTCCCCGAAGCGTCCCATGTTG from the Zonotrichia leucophrys gambelii isolate GWCS_2022_RI chromosome 10, RI_Zleu_2.0, whole genome shotgun sequence genome contains:
- the TLNRD1 gene encoding talin rod domain-containing protein 1 — translated: MASGGSGKSSSEVSGGGIPSSSSLQRKKLISICDHCKIKMQLVADLLLLSSETRPVNTESLSVFGESFEKCRDTIIARTKGLSILTHDVQSQLNMGRFGEVGESLMEMGELVVSLTECSAHAAYLAAVETPGAQPAMPGLVDRYKVTRCRHEVEHGCGVLKTTPLADMSPQLLLEVSQNMSKNLKFLTDACVLASEKSKDKFAKEQFKLSVKCMSTSASALLACVKEVKTSPSELTRNRCVLFSGPLVQSVYALVGFATEPQFLGKAATINPEGKAVQTAILGGAMSVVSACVLLTQCLRDIAQHPESSTKMSDYRERLRNSACAVSDGCNLLSQALRERSSPRTLPPVNSNSVN